aaataatggcaGGTGATTGCAGCTTATGGAGAATAAGGAACTTTTCTTTTAGTCAATATATTTAAGACTTATACTAATACAATATtctaaatatcatatatttgcGGACATTtagattacaattattttttcatttgtttttaggAGGGAGGCACTAGAAAAACTTTAGGGGGTCCCCATGATCTCCACTCCAATGCAAACCCaattatcttaatataaatatatgtaaatttttaatttttcctgaTATACAaagtgtataaatatgtatatcattataagtacttaaaaaatacaaaattctataatttcatgtacaaaaataatatttttttatattcactttTCGAATTGTCATAAAACTGATTAACTTCcgtgattaaattattatagtattctgTTAATTCAGATGTGTTAATACggatataaatttgatttatagaaATGAAATGAGTAATTAATACTGCTGAtccatttttaaacaaatcattATACTTCAAATAgtctgttaattttaatttagttcctgaaaaatgtatcaaacaGTTTATGttaaacaattgtaaaaatatcaaaacataataataattatcatcaagTTTATACCTTTATGTAACAAACTAaaacttgataattttttttgtaaaaattcttttaaatctaaataaatatccttattatctgattttttttttaatatagcttTGTTTGATCCACCTGAATCACTTTCATCATACTcctaaacacatattataaattataaacaaaaaaatataataattatatatacagtcAAACTTGGTTAACTTGAAATTGAAGAAACTTCAAATTGTTCAGGTTTCTTCCAagaatttctaattttaacacaattttaaataattgtgtttaattatattgagtAGATAACTCTAAGTTCCTATTTTATTGGAATTGATATATTACCATGttactattatgtattacagTCAGAAATAATTATACCAGCGTGGGTTGAATACTCCCACAAAGGACCCATTAAGGACCCACATAgaatgtttttgatattttaattttaagtgagttatgggCAGTGGCGACTCATGTATATGTGCACAAGTGCATGCGCACTACCTACCCAAactcaataaaaattgaaaacataaatcgtaataatacaactaagtacttaggtattatagtgttattaagattatttttaaaaataaaaaacataaattcagaatattatgaaaataatataatatttggattgGGTTATTTCAATGGCCAAACAACCGAGCAGTTGTCTACGACTGAACAGTATCGGTGTGTATTATAGTGGTGCAGTAGTGCACACAATCGCTGTGCACATTTgtacagtgtaaaaattaaaacaagtcgAAACACGCAGCCCGCATCATAATGGAAATGATGTGCACATTCGTTTTTGTGCACAtaaccaattaaattgttttcagcgaattattttcgacgtcgccattataatttttttttttaacaaaataaaagctAATTGGTGAATAACTAAAAttcgtaaacaattatttaacacaatttatagtatatatatctatttaaatataatatataatattggttatattttttttggatgtgCACTACTTCATTAAAAAACCACGAGCCACAGTAACTTATAACCAGAGGGTtatggatattttaaaattaaaacataaaaaaaaataatcacctaTGTAGGGTTTTCTATATAAGTcttccttttttaatttatttcagtataaaaataatagttttaacataaaatttgctatgttgtgcgTGACAACAAATGCAGATATAATTTAAGTTGACCTGGTTTGACTGTAATATGCATAATACAGTGGCGTCGAACTCTAAACATTTTTGAGAAggaaatctaaaatttttatcCGACCGCCCACCCACCACAACTTTCAAattatccaaatattttgaagtgAAGCGATCGCATTGTATGACATAAGAGTTCGGTGCCActggcaaaatataatatatatttaaaaataagtatttgataTTAACTAACTATTAATAATGGCTGTAAATACAATTGATCATAATAGttctttaaatactttaattgcaTAGTATTATGCAATGGAATATTTTTCAACTCCACTCTATGAGCTAAATAAGgaacctaaaaaaatattttaaacataaaacatggaattgtaatttgttttttttaaaacaattcttTAGTATTATAagtcatcaaatattattttatcaaaattaataaaaaaaacttacatttttagcttcttctaataaataaaagatatgATTTGGGTTAACATATTCTTTACAGccgatatcaataaaaaaacaaaaataatttttaaaagaatgaATTGAACTCTCATCTAATATTACAGCTCTGTGTATTTCGTTGTAATGTGACAAAGTGGCTGCAACCATATCTCCAATggttatatttgttttgatttttaaattgtcctCTGTAATACaagcaaatataaatattaatattataataacttgttaattatttagtaactaTTTAGTAAATCCTATATATTGCATAGCTTAGGATTTTAAcggaattttcatttttctctgAAAGCTTTAGACgactattattaacttttttgatGCTTAgggcatttttttaaacatttatatggtttttttttttaaatttaaaaggcaTTATCcgcatattatttacaaatgtgtacattaaaatcaaatgatCTCCTCAAACTGTAtactttatgtttaattattcattgaataaacaattattaccattattattattattattattattattattattattattattattattattattattatgaagagaACAGTCCCAGTAACAGTTTATtgcaaaaacaaataaagttgAACCTTTTTGttatcaaacaattaataacttgttatttaaatttatacacgtttaagttatatttttacttatattaattgtgtttattcCTAGTAGATCATACTTACAAATGCTCAGTACGTCacatgtttatcataatatgttttcatattagAAAATCACACAGATGAGTTCATTACACTTCAAgagcttaattattattattataaaataataattaaattaatattcttagtAAATAATCAAAAAGTTACAAAgtcttacttattttataatatgcgtaaaaCTGTTTCATttcttttgaatatttttttttttggtcataacttctaatatacacaaaattaatatttgtaccaTAACAAAATTCAACAGATgatccatttttaaatatattatatactgacaCGTGTGATGTAGAGTGAGTTTTTAAACCTATAAAAATAGGcacacataacataataattaataatacatctaATAAAATGGAGCTTTCAACTAGTATTCTTACCAGTAACATTTGATTCTTTAATAATTGAAGTATCatcattattagttttaagtgTATCATCATTATTTTGATTGTATTCAATGACATCATGAACAAGAACAGGTTGATTATTTTGGTCAATATATTTCTTTtggattttaaaattcaaaaattaattatttagatgtATAAACAGGTACCTATTCTTAGTCTATAATGTAgacaaaatagataaataaatcattatcatGGTTTTTgagttaacaattttattttattttgaaaggtACTTTTGTactatgtatcaaaaaaaaacctcatatttttattgaccTTTAATtagtagtgtttttttttaattgtttgtaatatgattattaataaagtattggtttttaatactattgtctataattaatgaagaaagtaaaaataatttataatatgcaattattgaAACTAAAAATGATTAGCATAACcatgaaaatataacatacttTAGTTAATGACATATTGACTTACCAATGACAATTtaggattataattattaggtattgaaaatatattattcaagtcatatatatttccattatttaacaaagttttcaaaaaataatttttttcttcaattaatacctaaaataaaaatagaatattatttttatgattgaaaaaagttaattatatttgttttctacatacaaatacataaactaatttaaataaaaatgtttacctcTTTCAAGTCATTTGAAAAttcaacatatttattttcaataatgccTAAAATAGATAACAGTATAATGTTACAGAATGTatggataaataattaatgtaatatatatttgtaaaatataatagattaataggtagatataatgatacaaagtaatatattatgtttaatgtttaaacatacctattattaacttttactaataaaacaactaatttaaaactatttttgtaagatttttttaggtttaacGTTATACTATATACCAGGGGTGGCCAGCTAGAAGAGACTCGGGAGTCTTATATTAAGTCTTATATctgtatattaatacaaattgaagagccaagatgtgatatattatgtgaccttttttttttttttttggctcttacgttagtttacgtctaatgttacgttaagatgcgagccgcaaaagtctatgacgcaAGCTGCGGTTTGACCACCCCTGCTATATACTATTACCtaacaaaacacaaaataaataaataaaaaaggttattagttattactagcAAGGGTGAATCTGAAGCTTGTTAGGGGTAGTGAGTAGGAACATTTTTGAGTGATATAGAAAGTACAATGAAAATgttattctatattaattaattaataattaacttatatgaGTTCATATGAGAATTCAAGTTCAGTTTAAATACTCTGAACAAACATTGATTAGCAATTCccaaatgtaattaatatgattaattaaataatcttagttacagtttataaataataaatctgagTTTTCtgagtaggtacacaaaaatat
This portion of the Acyrthosiphon pisum isolate AL4f chromosome A1, pea_aphid_22Mar2018_4r6ur, whole genome shotgun sequence genome encodes:
- the LOC103308432 gene encoding uncharacterized protein LOC103308432; this encodes MKQFYAYYKIKDNLKIKTNITIGDMVAATLSHYNEIHRAVILDESSIHSFKNYFCFFIDIGCKEYVNPNHIFYLLEEAKNVPYLAHRVELKNIPLHNTMQLKYLKNYYDQLYLQPLLIEYDESDSGGSNKAILKKKSDNKDIYLDLKEFLQKKLSSFSLLHKGTKLKLTDYLKYNDLFKNGSAVLITHFISINQIYIRINTSELTEYYNNLITEVNQFYDNSKRTYHRIQTPKIGERVAVKSLSKKTFVRAAISKKINDTTYSVHYIDYGDKEYVKAINIFQLDSRFGHLPQSVIKIGLKITMSIDTIKHLPKYFNQLVQLSVPLIAEFDEEDPLGFQKIVLRKKLDGVNICEEICNLPDIL